A genome region from Cyprinus carpio isolate SPL01 chromosome B23, ASM1834038v1, whole genome shotgun sequence includes the following:
- the LOC109048133 gene encoding bridging integrator 2-like translates to MAESKSSISSKGGANVLAKRVQKQFNRAQEKVLQRIGKSEETKDEHFEQCVTNLQCQQGNGYRMYKDLKAYLNAVTVMRDASGRLFQSLFDAYDEKWDGAEDLRAVVEEEEHQWNNYEDKLRDQALITMESYMSQFPDVREKVAKRNRKLVDYDSARHHLTGLQNAKKKDDIKIGKAEDEMNAAKVVFDDMNRELKMELPLLFDSRIGCYVTVFQAICNLRDIFYNELTKNNEVLQTVMKELSTQHPDKSFVVNNFNRAGSLKRRSFRDTLSPRSLKSFYDFHMSYNPRGSLRRDNSSSFRSDTSTYGSYSPKQTSPTSLQPLNENVSGAKDAKGSPIRLDYPTEEGTSPHEPRLDNTSYSEDKPVEEDKKAKKKESSQPSAQETPNEVESSEEDSDESELKPNSNIAESSKIKDQNPPEKLGSDGPSGVENGITHDIKSEAEASNNALTKGDHPSGEVKEGATTEASK, encoded by the exons ATGGCAGAGAGCAAGTCCAGCATCAGCTCGAAAGGAGGGGCCAATGTGCTTGCTAAACGGGTGCAGAAACAATTCAACAGAGCACAGGAGAAG GTGTTGCAGAGGATTGGCAAATCTGAGGAGACCAAAGATGAGCACTTTGAGCAGTGTGTGACGAACCTCCAATGCCAGCAG GGCAATGGATACAGAATGTACAAGGACCTTAAAGCGTACCTCAACGCTGTCACAG TAATGAGGGATGCCTCAGGTCGACTGTTTCAGTCCTTGTTTGATGCCTATGATGAAAAGTGGGATGGTGCAGAGGATCTTAGGGCAGTTGTGGAG GAAGAAGAGCATCAGTGGAACAATTATGAGGACAAGCTGCGTGATCAGGCATTAATCACAATGGAGTCTTACATGAGCCAGTTTCCAGATGTCAGG GAAAAGGTGGCCAAGCGAAACAGGAAACTCGTGGACTATGATTCTGCTCGCCATCACCTGACAGGGCTGCAGAATGCTAAAAAGAAGGATGATATCAAAATTGGAAAG GCAGAGGATGAGATGAACGCAGCAAAGGTGGTATTTGATGACATGAACAGGGAGCTGAAGATGGAACTGCCTCTTCTATTTGAcag TCGCATTGGATGCTATGTCACAGTCTTCCAAGCCATTTGCAACCTCAGAGACATCTTCTACAATGAACTTACCAAG AACAATGAGGTTTTACAGACTGTGATGAAAGAGCTGAGCACCCAGCATCCAGACAAGAGCTTTGTCGTGAACAACTTCAACCG tgcTGGTTCATTGAAGAGAAGGTCATTTAGAGACACGTTGTCCCCAAGATCACTTAAAAGCTTTTATGATTTCCACATGAGTTACAACCCCAGGGGATCTCTAAG GAGAGACAACTCATCCAGTTTTAGGTCTGACACATCAACATATGGGTCATACAGCCCTAAGCAGACAAGCCCCACCAGCCTTCAACCCCTTAATGAGAACGTCTCTGGTGCCAAAGATGCAAAAGGCAGCCCTATAAGATTAGATTATCCTACAGAGGAAGGTACCTCGCCCCATGAGCCACGACTGGATAACACCAGCTACTCTGAAGATAAACCAGTGGAGGAAGACAAGAAAGCCAAAAAGAAGGAGTCTTCGCAACCCTCAGCTCAAGAAACGCCAAACGAGGTGGAGTCTTCTGAGGAGGACAGTGATGAGAGTGAACTGAAACCAAACTCAAATATCGCTGAAAGCTCCAAGATCAAAGATCAAAACCCACCTGAGAAGCTGGGGAGCGATGGGCCTTCAGGTGTGGAGAATGGAATAACTCATGACATTAAATCAGAAGCTGAGGCTTCAAACAAT